GCGATAGCAGTCTAGTACCTGAACTGCGCTTTTCGTGATGATTTTCCATTGCAGTCGACGAGCCAGGAACAGAGCCAAGTAATTCGGTGTGGAAGTATTACCTGTGTCAAGTAATACACCGTCTAATGGTGAGGAGCGTGTCGTCTCTGTCACCGAAAAAGGGCAGGCGACGATCCCCAAGCAGCTTCGGGAGAAACACGGCATTCCTGCGCCAGGACGAGTCAAATTCCTCGAGAACGAGGATGGAGAAATCGTTGTCCGGCCAGTCGGCTCAATGCGAGAGTTCCGCGGTCTCGAGCGCGATGGCGATGAGGACCGTCCCGCAACAGCGGTCCTGCGTGAGGAACGCGAACGCGACAAACAGCGAGCCGATGACGTCGTAGAGTGCTTTTCCAGCGACCCGGAGGACGAATGACGGACACGATCGTTTTTGATACGGAACCACTCGTTGCCTATCTGGACGATGAACCAGGGAGTGATACTGTCGAAGAGTGGATTGACCGCGTTGCATCTGGCGAGATCGAGGGCTACATCAGTCCAGTAACGAAAACAGAGATTCTCTACGTTGGGTCTCGAGTTGGATTCCGCCCTGCTGATGTCCGAGCAAGTCTCGAATGACTCGAAGAGTTAGGTGTCACAGTTTCTGATCCTCGAGAGTGTTGGGACGGTGCAGCCGCGCTCAAGGAAGCGTATACGATGGCACTCGGCGATGCATATGCACTTGCGACGGCCGACGCTGTCGATGGAACACTTCTCGTTGGGGCAGACGATAATTTCGATGACGTAGAAGATGACGTTGTGAGGTTTCGCGACGAGCCAGTCTAGTGGGTCTGTTGAACCCCTCAGAAGTTGACATATGCTGCGTGCTGAATATAGAGAATCCATGAAAATCCCGCAGATAAGGGTCTAGGCCGTGAACGAGGCACTAGGGACTGGCTGAGACCGCAATCCATCCGGTGCGATAAGCACGCTACTAGAGAATGGTCCGAGCCCGTGACAAGACGCGGAATCTTGTGCCACCGAGCACGTATAGGAGGATCTCTCGTTCACGCCACAGTCCCAAGGAGGCGTCCTATGTACCTCGGAATAGACACCCACACACGATACTCGCAAGTTGCCGTCGTTGTCCACGACGGCAACTTGCAAGATGAGATTCGCTTGCCAAACGATCGTCTTGACGAACTCGCCGAACAGTACGCCGGTGGCGAAGCTGCGATCGAAGCATCTGGCCACTACCGCCCGGTGTACGAGATGCTCGACGAGCATCTCGACGTAACACTCGTCAACCCTTCAAAGAACAGGGTCATCGCCGATGCGACGGTCAAGACCGATCGCATCGACGCGAAACGACTCGCACACATGCTTCGGGCGGACATGCTCGTTGAGAGTTACGTCCCGTCGGACGAGATCCGCACATTGCGGGATCTCGTCCGAACGAGGAAGGCGCTCGTCGAAGAACGGACAGCAGAGAAAAACCGCGTCAGAGCTGTCCTCAAGCGCACCGACAACGCCTACGACAGCGAGTTGTTCGGCCCAACTGGGCGAGAGTTCCTCGCGGAACTCTCGCTCAGTGATGCTGATCGAACGATCGTCGAAGCACACCTCTCCGTGATCGACGAGTACGACGCACAGATCGAGAAGCTCGAAGCAAAGATCGAGCAGAAGACACTGGAATCGCCAGCAGCCCAGCGGCTGCTGTCGATTCCGGGTGTTGGCCAGTCCACGGCGCGGTAATCGTTGCAGAAATCGGTGAGATTGATCGGTTTGACCGGCAGGAAGAGTTGGTGAGTTACGCTGGACTCGATCCAATGGTTCATCAGTCCGGCGACATGGAAGTCCATGGAAGCATCAGCAAAGAGGGCTCAGCGCCACTGCGCTGGGCCCTCGTCCAATGTGCCCATGTTTCCGTCCGGTACGACGATTACCTCGGCAACTTCTACACACGGTTGAAACAGCGGAAAAACAAGCAGATAGCGATTGTTGCAACAGCTCGGAAAATGCTGGTCTCCATCTTCTACATGCTGAAGCGACAGGAGCCGTACGATCCACCGGAGGTGAGTGCCTGAGCGACGGTTCGCGTCGCTCAGGCACGGCTTGCTTTCGTCCGCACAGCCACCGCTACCGCAACAGGATTGCCCCCGCCTGCCGAGAGATTCTTTCTCTGAAGTGGCCGCTGTCGGGTGATTCCGCAGCTGCGTTCGGGTGAGCCGGGCGGCTCACCCGAACAACTATTGTCAGTGGTGTGGTATAGCTCAGTGCGGGATTTTCATAGGAGGATGGAATTCATCATGACGACTAGTCATCGTAAGCGGCTATTCCTGATATCAGTGTCCGAGTATCAACTCTCGAGGAATGGAAATCCTATCTCCCGTCAGGGTTGTCGCTCTCGCCGACTCTCTTTCACGAGCTCCATCCGTTCGTCGTACGTGAACTGAAGCATTTCATTTTCCAATGGAATCGAGATACGGATGCGAAGGGGATCCATCGAGACCAGGTCCTCCTCGAAGTCGAGCAGAAGCGTGCGTTGCTCGTGCGTGGCGAGGTCGAACTCGACGCCGTGCTCGTAGAAGAACGCAATTAGCGCCGGCTGTCTCGACGGATAGAACAACGTCGGCATCTGCCACCGGTACTTGCAGCCCTCGCAGACGTGCGAGACCAGCACCCGGAAGATCGATCCGCAGTTCTCGCAGAACTGGTATTCGTCCCAGTCCGGGCGATGATCCTCGCAGATATCGATCGCAGTGACGGGCATATCGCCCGCGCACTCTGGGCAGACGCCGTCCATCACCGACGCCCGCCGGTGAGCGCCCCAGATCCGATCCGCCTCATTGATCTCATTGGGCGTACGGTCGCGCAGCCCCGACGGAGGGAACTCGTTTTTGCTGATGACGCCAGGTGGGAAGGATTCGACGCACCGGGCGTCACAGCTGGTACATTCCAGGTAGCGCCACCCGTCCCGGTAGCTCCATTCCACACCACCCCCGCAGTACCAACAGGAGATATCTACGGCCACGGGGTCGATCTCCGGGTTGTCGATCGCTGTACCGGACAACAGCATCCTGACGACCCGTTTGCCCGAGTCCATGAGCTCGTAGCCTGCGTCGGTTCGTCGGACGAACCTATCTAGCAGCTTGTTTAGGTGGTAGTTCAAACGGCCGGGATCCTCGACGCCGAGGCGCTCGCGGAGGTCCGCGAACCGCACGGGCGTCTCCTGGGCGGGATCGTGGGCGTCCCAGAGCACCCGCAAGATGCCAATCCGGGTCTCGTCCGAGAGAAGTTGGAACGCCTCGTTGCCGCCGGCACCGGCCGACGAGGGCGATTCGCTCGTGCTCGAGGGATCCATGCTGCCGAATACGTGAACGAGTGGGATAACCCTTCTCCGCGGTATCACACCGCACGGGAACTCGGACCCTCTTTTGACTTGGCAATCGCC
The sequence above is a segment of the Natrinema sp. HArc-T2 genome. Coding sequences within it:
- a CDS encoding AbrB/MazE/SpoVT family DNA-binding domain-containing protein, encoding MSSNTPSNGEERVVSVTEKGQATIPKQLREKHGIPAPGRVKFLENEDGEIVVRPVGSMREFRGLERDGDEDRPATAVLREERERDKQRADDVVECFSSDPEDE
- a CDS encoding type II toxin-antitoxin system VapC family toxin; this encodes MTDTIVFDTEPLVAYLDDEPGSDTVEEWIDRVASGEIEGYISPVTKTEILYVGSRVGFRPADVRASLE
- a CDS encoding IS110 family transposase, with the translated sequence MYLGIDTHTRYSQVAVVVHDGNLQDEIRLPNDRLDELAEQYAGGEAAIEASGHYRPVYEMLDEHLDVTLVNPSKNRVIADATVKTDRIDAKRLAHMLRADMLVESYVPSDEIRTLRDLVRTRKALVEERTAEKNRVRAVLKRTDNAYDSELFGPTGREFLAELSLSDADRTIVEAHLSVIDEYDAQIEKLEAKIEQKTLESPAAQRLLSIPGVGQSTAR
- a CDS encoding transposase, with the translated sequence MDRFDRQEELVSYAGLDPMVHQSGDMEVHGSISKEGSAPLRWALVQCAHVSVRYDDYLGNFYTRLKQRKNKQIAIVATARKMLVSIFYMLKRQEPYDPPEVSA
- a CDS encoding winged helix-turn-helix domain-containing protein is translated as MDPSSTSESPSSAGAGGNEAFQLLSDETRIGILRVLWDAHDPAQETPVRFADLRERLGVEDPGRLNYHLNKLLDRFVRRTDAGYELMDSGKRVVRMLLSGTAIDNPEIDPVAVDISCWYCGGGVEWSYRDGWRYLECTSCDARCVESFPPGVISKNEFPPSGLRDRTPNEINEADRIWGAHRRASVMDGVCPECAGDMPVTAIDICEDHRPDWDEYQFCENCGSIFRVLVSHVCEGCKYRWQMPTLFYPSRQPALIAFFYEHGVEFDLATHEQRTLLLDFEEDLVSMDPLRIRISIPLENEMLQFTYDERMELVKESRRERQP